From the genome of Rhodobacteraceae bacterium Araon29, one region includes:
- a CDS encoding glutamine amidotransferase, whose product MCGIVGLFLKNPSLEPELGSMLTEMLVTMSDRGPDSAGIAIYGQEAQNRAKLTLQSEQPARDFATLAKELGAALGGDVSLVVNDTHAVLELDETSLAKARAKLPQLRPDVRIMSAGDTIEIYKEVGLPAEVADRFGLQNMSGTHGIGHTRMATESAVTTMGAHPFNTGPDQCLVHNGSLSNHNSLRRKLRREGMAFETDNDTEVGAAYLTWKMQTGSTLGEALQSGLDDLDGFYTFVVGTKDGFGVLRDPIACKPAVLAETDDYVAFGSEYRALVNLPNIEAAQVWEPEPATVYFWNH is encoded by the coding sequence ATGTGCGGTATTGTTGGGCTGTTTCTCAAAAACCCATCACTTGAACCCGAACTGGGCAGTATGCTCACCGAAATGCTGGTCACCATGAGCGACCGCGGCCCCGACAGCGCCGGCATCGCCATTTATGGTCAAGAGGCGCAAAACCGTGCCAAACTGACCCTGCAGTCAGAACAGCCCGCGCGGGACTTTGCGACTTTGGCCAAAGAGCTTGGCGCTGCGCTTGGTGGGGATGTCTCCCTAGTGGTCAATGACACCCATGCAGTTTTAGAGTTGGATGAAACATCTCTCGCAAAAGCTCGGGCAAAGCTGCCGCAGCTGCGCCCAGATGTGCGGATCATGAGCGCTGGCGACACGATAGAAATTTACAAAGAAGTTGGCCTTCCTGCAGAGGTCGCAGACCGTTTTGGGCTGCAAAATATGTCAGGTACACATGGCATTGGGCACACACGTATGGCCACGGAAAGCGCAGTGACCACCATGGGGGCGCACCCCTTCAATACCGGTCCAGACCAATGCCTTGTCCACAACGGCTCACTGTCCAATCACAATTCCCTGCGCCGCAAATTGCGCCGCGAAGGCATGGCGTTCGAAACTGACAATGATACCGAGGTTGGCGCCGCCTATCTCACTTGGAAAATGCAAACTGGCAGCACCTTGGGTGAAGCCCTGCAAAGCGGGCTTGACGATCTTGACGGGTTCTACACCTTTGTGGTGGGCACCAAAGACGGCTTTGGCGTGCTGCGCGATCCAATTGCCTGCAAACCGGCAGTGCTGGCCGAAACCGATGATTATGTGGCCTTTGGATCGGAATACCGCGCCTTGGTCAACCTGCCCAACATCGAAGCGGCCCAGGTCTGGGAACCCGAGCCTGCAACCGTTTATTTTTGGAACCACTGA
- a CDS encoding protein GlxC, producing the protein MQTFDLEADGLRALNAALQAQTQETNQTSWQVLNPKGAHAVAVGLDAPIDVQVKGSTGYYCGGMNKQASIRVSGSVGPGAAENMMSGRIIVEGDASQYAGATGHGGLLVIKGNAASRCGISMKGIDIVVHGNIGHMSAFMAQSGTLVVCGDAGDALGDSLYEARLFVRGSVQSLGADCVEKEMRTEHIELLRELLEAGECDAKPEEFKRYGSARKLYNFDIDNAGDY; encoded by the coding sequence ATGCAAACATTTGACTTAGAAGCTGATGGGCTACGCGCTTTGAACGCTGCGCTGCAAGCCCAAACCCAAGAAACCAATCAAACCTCTTGGCAGGTGCTGAACCCAAAGGGTGCTCATGCGGTTGCGGTGGGCCTTGATGCGCCAATTGACGTGCAGGTCAAAGGCTCAACCGGCTATTACTGCGGCGGCATGAATAAACAGGCCAGCATCCGCGTCAGCGGATCGGTCGGGCCCGGCGCTGCAGAAAACATGATGTCAGGCCGCATCATCGTCGAAGGCGATGCCAGCCAATATGCCGGCGCGACAGGACATGGCGGCCTGTTGGTTATCAAGGGCAATGCTGCATCGCGCTGCGGCATTTCCATGAAAGGCATTGATATCGTGGTGCATGGCAATATTGGCCATATGTCGGCCTTTATGGCGCAATCCGGCACACTGGTGGTCTGCGGTGATGCAGGCGATGCACTGGGCGATAGCCTCTATGAGGCACGGCTTTTCGTGCGAGGATCTGTCCAGTCACTTGGCGCTGACTGCGTGGAAAAAGAAATGCGGACGGAGCATATTGAACTGCTGCGCGAACTTTTAGAGGCTGGCGAGTGTGACGCCAAACCCGAAGAGTTCAAGCGCTACGGATCCGCGCGCAAGCTGTATAATTTTGATATCGACAACGCCGGCGATTATTAA
- a CDS encoding FMN-binding glutamate synthase family protein produces MSNDKSPNIPRTEPIMSATFTPAVNAEIRRAAATGIYDIRGGGAKRRVPHFDDLLFLGASMSRYPLEGYRERCNTSVSLGTRYAQNPIELDIPITIAGMSFGALSGPAKEALGRGASAAGTSTTTGDGGMTPEERGQSSKLVYQYLPSRYGMNPDDLRKADAIEMVVGQGAKPGGGGMLLGQKISDRVAEMRTLPKGIDQRSACRHPDWTGPDDLEIKILELREITGWKVPIYVKVGATRPYFDTTLAVKAGADVVVIDGMQGGTAATQDVFIEHVGLPTLACIRPAVKALQDLGMHREVQLVVSGGIRNGADVAKAMALGADAVAIGTAALIALGDNDPKWEADYQKLGTTAGAYDDWHEGQDPAGITTQDPDLMARFDPVEGGRRLRNYLKVITLEAQTIARACGKNDLRNLEPEDLCALTIEAAAMAGVPLAGTAWVPGAAGEIT; encoded by the coding sequence ATGAGCAACGATAAATCACCAAACATTCCGCGCACCGAACCCATTATGTCCGCCACGTTCACTCCGGCAGTGAACGCTGAAATCCGCCGCGCTGCGGCCACCGGCATTTATGATATCCGTGGAGGCGGCGCGAAACGGCGGGTGCCGCATTTCGACGATCTTTTGTTTTTGGGCGCGTCAATGTCGCGCTATCCCTTAGAAGGCTACCGCGAGCGCTGCAATACCAGCGTGAGCCTTGGCACGCGCTATGCGCAAAATCCAATTGAGCTTGATATCCCGATCACAATTGCCGGCATGAGCTTTGGCGCATTGTCTGGCCCCGCCAAAGAGGCGCTTGGACGCGGCGCATCGGCTGCCGGCACCTCAACCACCACAGGTGATGGCGGTATGACGCCTGAAGAACGCGGCCAATCCAGCAAGCTGGTCTATCAATATCTGCCCTCACGCTATGGCATGAACCCCGATGATCTGCGCAAAGCCGACGCCATTGAAATGGTGGTGGGACAAGGCGCGAAACCCGGCGGCGGCGGGATGCTTTTGGGACAGAAAATCAGCGACCGCGTGGCCGAAATGCGCACTTTGCCCAAAGGTATTGATCAACGCTCGGCCTGCCGCCATCCGGACTGGACCGGCCCTGATGATCTTGAAATTAAAATCCTCGAGCTGCGTGAAATCACCGGCTGGAAAGTGCCGATTTATGTAAAAGTGGGCGCAACACGGCCCTATTTTGACACCACATTGGCGGTTAAAGCCGGCGCTGATGTGGTGGTGATCGACGGCATGCAGGGCGGCACAGCCGCCACGCAGGATGTCTTTATCGAACATGTAGGCTTGCCAACACTGGCCTGCATTCGCCCCGCGGTCAAAGCCCTGCAAGATTTGGGGATGCACCGCGAGGTACAACTGGTTGTGTCCGGCGGCATTCGCAACGGCGCTGATGTGGCCAAAGCCATGGCTTTGGGCGCGGATGCGGTGGCCATCGGCACCGCTGCGCTCATCGCTTTGGGTGATAACGACCCCAAATGGGAAGCAGACTATCAAAAGCTGGGCACCACGGCGGGGGCCTATGACGACTGGCACGAAGGCCAAGACCCGGCAGGGATTACCACCCAAGACCCCGATCTGATGGCCCGCTTTGATCCGGTTGAAGGTGGGCGAAGACTGCGCAATTATCTAAAGGTTATCACGCTTGAGGCACAAACCATTGCTCGTGCCTGCGGTAAAAATGACCTGCGCAACCTTGAGCCTGAGGATTTATGCGCATTAACCATTGAAGCGGCCGCCATGGCCGGAGTACCTTTGGCTGGAACAGCCTGGGTGCCCGGCGCTGCAGGAGAGATTACATAA
- the glnT gene encoding type III glutamate--ammonia ligase, which yields MTQDLAAFAAENGVKYFMISFTDLFGGQRAKLVPAQAIADMQEDGAGFAGFATWLDMTPAHPDMLAVPDPSSVIQLPWKPEVAWVAANCVMEGEDVAQAPRNVLRRLIDEAASEGLHVKTGVEAEFFLMTPEGNKISDAYDTAEKPCYDQQAVMRRYDVIREICDYMLDLGWGPYQNDHEDANGQFEMNWEFADVLVTADRHSFFKFMTKSVAEKHGLRATFMPKPVEGLTGNGCHAHISVWDAAGEAASTNIFATSKSDGPTGELGLSEQGKYFLGGIMKHASALAAITNPTVNSYKRINAPRTMSGATWAPNTVTWTGNNRTHMVRVPGPGRFELRLPDGAANPYLLQAVIIAAGLDGIRTEADPGKRHDIDMYAEGHKVRGAPKLPLNMLDALRAYNRDKELKAMMGDEFSEAFLKLKHQEWNAFVSHFSTWERENTLDI from the coding sequence ATGACACAAGATTTAGCCGCCTTTGCCGCGGAAAACGGCGTTAAATACTTTATGATTTCATTCACCGACCTGTTTGGAGGGCAGCGCGCAAAACTAGTCCCAGCGCAAGCGATTGCCGACATGCAAGAGGACGGCGCTGGCTTTGCTGGTTTTGCCACATGGCTGGATATGACCCCGGCGCATCCTGATATGCTGGCGGTGCCGGACCCCTCATCCGTAATCCAACTGCCGTGGAAGCCCGAGGTCGCCTGGGTGGCGGCCAATTGCGTCATGGAAGGCGAAGATGTGGCGCAAGCCCCGCGCAATGTGCTGCGCCGCCTGATTGACGAAGCAGCCAGCGAAGGGCTGCACGTCAAAACCGGGGTTGAGGCAGAGTTTTTCCTCATGACCCCCGAGGGTAATAAAATCAGCGATGCCTATGATACGGCTGAAAAGCCCTGCTATGATCAACAGGCAGTGATGCGGCGCTATGATGTGATCCGCGAGATTTGCGATTATATGCTCGATCTGGGGTGGGGCCCTTACCAAAACGACCACGAAGACGCCAATGGCCAGTTTGAAATGAACTGGGAATTTGCCGATGTTCTGGTCACCGCAGACCGCCATAGCTTTTTCAAATTCATGACCAAATCAGTGGCCGAAAAGCACGGGCTGCGCGCCACCTTTATGCCCAAGCCGGTCGAAGGGCTAACCGGCAATGGCTGCCATGCGCATATCTCGGTTTGGGACGCCGCAGGTGAGGCCGCCTCAACCAATATCTTTGCCACCAGCAAAAGCGATGGCCCAACAGGAGAGCTTGGCCTCTCTGAGCAAGGAAAATACTTTCTGGGCGGCATTATGAAACACGCAAGTGCTTTGGCAGCCATCACCAACCCGACCGTCAACAGCTATAAGCGGATCAATGCACCGCGCACCATGTCGGGGGCCACATGGGCGCCAAATACAGTGACATGGACCGGTAATAACCGCACCCATATGGTGCGCGTTCCCGGCCCCGGGCGGTTTGAATTGCGCCTGCCAGATGGGGCGGCCAACCCCTATTTGCTGCAGGCGGTCATCATCGCTGCGGGACTGGACGGTATTAGAACCGAGGCTGATCCCGGAAAGCGCCATGACATAGATATGTATGCCGAAGGTCACAAAGTGCGCGGCGCACCGAAACTGCCATTGAATATGCTAGATGCGCTGCGCGCCTATAACCGTGATAAAGAGCTGAAAGCGATGATGGGCGATGAATTTTCCGAAGCTTTCTTGAAGCTAAAGCATCAAGAGTGGAATGCCTTCGTGTCGCATTTCTCCACATGGGAGCGGGAAAACACGCTGGATATCTAG